The following coding sequences lie in one Bacillus sp. FJAT-45350 genomic window:
- a CDS encoding DUF3870 domain-containing protein, translated as MFNGKTMFIAGHARLPQGMAAKSVFETLTITAEVDTKYGVVLEASCTLATEHGREFIGNLLKGTSLYDGVDEAIQSIQTYYRGKATNALIAALKDLDLHFQKINSVEKQTNNK; from the coding sequence ATGTTTAATGGAAAAACAATGTTTATCGCAGGGCACGCCCGTCTCCCCCAAGGGATGGCTGCGAAAAGTGTCTTTGAAACATTAACGATTACAGCTGAGGTCGATACTAAATATGGTGTTGTACTGGAAGCGTCGTGTACACTAGCAACAGAACACGGACGTGAATTTATTGGGAATCTATTAAAAGGGACTAGTTTATATGATGGTGTTGATGAAGCAATCCAATCTATTCAAACTTATTATCGAGGTAAGGCAACAAACGCACTAATAGCTGCATTAAAAGACCTTGATCTCCATTTCCAGAAAATTAATTCTGTAGAAAAGCA
- the lhgO gene encoding L-2-hydroxyglutarate oxidase: MYDFAIIGGGIVGLSTGMALYQRFPNAKVVVIEKESAIAEHQTGHNSGVIHSGIYYKPGSFKARFARQGSKSMTEFCQTHGIEHDICGKVIVATQKEELALLDNLYSRGIENELAIQKIGQDELKDIEPHVNGLGAIRVPQAGIVNYRQVSEKFADIIQNHGGEIKLNTKVIKIHDESDGVTIETNSCTIKSRIMINCAGLHSDRIAKATGYKTDMKIVPFRGEYYKLIPEKRYLVKHLIYPVPNPKFPFLGVHFTRMINGEIDAGPNAVLSFKREGYKKTDFNAKDLTEVLRYRGFWKLASKFMKEGMDEYVRSFSKKQFTKSLQRLIPEIQEDDLIPAPAGVRAQALKHDGNMVDDFHIIMGKRTIHVCNAPSPAATASIEIGQEIVSRIPEQTHLLESVLTN, encoded by the coding sequence GTGTATGATTTTGCTATTATCGGCGGAGGAATTGTTGGTTTATCAACGGGGATGGCACTCTATCAACGTTTTCCTAATGCAAAAGTAGTCGTTATTGAAAAAGAGTCTGCTATCGCTGAGCATCAAACAGGTCACAATAGTGGAGTAATTCATTCTGGCATTTATTATAAACCAGGGAGTTTTAAAGCGCGCTTTGCACGACAAGGAAGCAAATCGATGACCGAGTTTTGCCAAACACACGGCATCGAACATGATATTTGTGGAAAAGTAATTGTTGCAACACAGAAAGAAGAATTAGCACTTCTCGATAACTTATATTCACGAGGAATCGAAAATGAATTGGCTATTCAAAAAATTGGGCAAGATGAGTTGAAGGACATTGAGCCGCATGTCAATGGTCTTGGCGCGATCCGTGTCCCACAAGCAGGCATCGTAAATTATCGGCAGGTTAGTGAAAAATTTGCTGATATTATCCAGAATCACGGTGGAGAAATTAAGCTAAATACAAAAGTAATAAAAATACATGATGAATCAGACGGTGTAACTATTGAAACGAATAGCTGCACGATAAAGTCACGTATTATGATTAACTGTGCCGGACTGCACAGCGATCGTATAGCTAAAGCAACTGGGTATAAAACAGACATGAAAATTGTGCCTTTTCGAGGTGAGTATTATAAATTGATTCCGGAGAAACGGTATCTTGTTAAACATTTAATTTATCCGGTACCAAATCCTAAATTTCCATTTTTGGGAGTCCACTTCACTCGTATGATCAATGGAGAAATTGATGCGGGTCCAAATGCTGTGTTAAGTTTTAAGCGCGAAGGATATAAAAAGACGGATTTCAATGCAAAAGATTTAACAGAAGTATTGAGGTATAGAGGATTTTGGAAATTAGCGAGTAAATTTATGAAAGAGGGAATGGATGAATATGTCCGCTCTTTTAGCAAAAAGCAATTTACAAAAAGCCTTCAGAGATTAATTCCTGAAATTCAGGAAGATGATTTAATTCCAGCACCTGCAGGCGTCCGTGCTCAGGCCTTAAAGCACGATGGAAATATGGTGGATGATTTTCATATTATCATGGGGAAACGTACGATACATGTATGTAATGCACCATCGCCCGCTGCTACTGCTTCTATTGAAATTGGCCAAGAAATTGTTAGCCGGATACCAGAACAAACTCATTTATTGGAATCGGTCTTGACGAATTAA